A genomic window from Streptomyces sp. NBC_01429 includes:
- the arfB gene encoding alternative ribosome rescue aminoacyl-tRNA hydrolase ArfB, whose translation MSGPTHVIRGSVSLPEAELTWRFSRSSGPGGQHVNTSDSQVELSFDLAKTQALPPVWKERALERLASRLVGGVITVRASEHRSQWRNREAASVRLAALLAEATAPPPRTRRKTKIPRGINERRLREKKQRADTKRGRTGRDWS comes from the coding sequence ATGTCCGGGCCCACTCATGTCATCCGAGGTTCGGTCTCCCTGCCGGAGGCCGAGCTGACCTGGCGTTTCTCGCGCTCGTCGGGGCCCGGCGGCCAGCACGTCAACACCAGCGACTCGCAGGTGGAGCTGAGCTTCGACCTCGCGAAGACGCAGGCGCTGCCGCCGGTCTGGAAGGAGCGGGCCCTGGAGCGGCTCGCGAGCAGGCTGGTGGGCGGCGTGATCACCGTACGCGCGTCGGAGCACCGCTCCCAGTGGCGCAACCGCGAAGCGGCGTCCGTACGGCTCGCCGCCCTGCTGGCGGAGGCCACCGCGCCGCCGCCGCGAACGCGCCGGAAGACGAAGATCCCGCGCGGCATCAATGAGCGCAGGCTGCGGGAGAAGAAGCAGCGCGCCGACACGAAGCGGGGCAGGACCGGGCGCGACTGGTCGTAG
- a CDS encoding Uma2 family endonuclease produces the protein MAVEAAFDVFSAAAPEGWRVELIEGEIHVVPPANGEHEEFVSEMTIQVARRSKDLQLRTYTGIGLIVPGASASGRVIPDLVIASKGSFADEFEYHDPAPALLVAEVTSRSTGANDRGVKIRGYARAGIPVYLLIDREADQAVLCTVPVGDAYRRKESYKLSEAVPLPEPFGFELDTGAF, from the coding sequence ATGGCGGTAGAAGCAGCCTTCGACGTATTCAGTGCGGCTGCCCCTGAGGGGTGGCGCGTGGAATTGATCGAAGGGGAGATCCACGTGGTGCCTCCGGCCAACGGCGAACACGAAGAATTCGTTTCTGAGATGACGATTCAGGTCGCGCGACGCAGTAAAGATCTTCAGCTCCGGACATACACGGGCATCGGCCTCATCGTCCCAGGCGCCTCGGCCAGCGGCAGGGTCATCCCCGACCTCGTGATCGCATCGAAGGGGAGTTTCGCGGACGAGTTTGAATACCATGATCCGGCCCCCGCGCTGCTGGTCGCCGAGGTGACCTCGCGCTCGACGGGGGCGAACGACCGGGGCGTGAAGATCCGCGGCTACGCCCGCGCCGGGATCCCCGTCTACTTGCTCATCGACAGGGAAGCGGATCAGGCCGTCCTGTGCACCGTCCCCGTCGGTGATGCCTACCGGCGCAAGGAGTCGTACAAGCTGTCCGAGGCGGTTCCGCTGCCCGAGCCGTTCGGATTCGAGCTGGACACCGGCGCGTTCTGA
- the cdgB gene encoding diguanylate cyclase CdgB, protein METESEPYVRLATMRQLHAAIGELNTARSLADTLQTVADGVISGLGYQLACVNVVQADGDLVVAAFAGSAAAESLITGRVGSRGSWERRLTMGERWGDLRFIPHTEGWVLSEDDVPQWFTEGPYPRFEDEWHPQDRLYAPMYAAARKDPPAHAMGGGGELLGVISVDRPRGGRRPGPWGQEALQMYASQAAIAISNARLRANMQRALVRLEREQQALRASEESFRQAFEYAPSGMAIAEMGGDQHGRLLRTNDALCRLLGRPASAMRRYSFADLVHPEDIGTLLRTSAEGGRAELRLARRDNTYVWVSLRNSVVADTTDGPRLLLTHVEDIEERKGRELQLAHRASHDSLTGLPNSAELRSRLSARLCSRPHAMRETAVEALDAAYGGYDGTVLHEPGYDPYDGYDGYGGYESYDGYEEKAGPRGGMRGGPFEHHVHLTAPGEGEGEGDDGTKGLAVLFCDLDGFKSINDRFGHNTGDEVLIEVARRLTTGVRDGDTVARLGGDEFVVLADGLGAADAADLAVRLRNAIIPPIRVDGRAVRVGASFGISWASCGMSVEEVLQSADQRMYVEKRSRSKVHRRAG, encoded by the coding sequence ATGGAGACCGAGTCGGAGCCTTACGTCCGCCTTGCGACCATGCGGCAGCTGCATGCGGCCATCGGCGAACTCAACACGGCGCGCAGCCTGGCGGACACCTTGCAGACCGTCGCCGACGGCGTCATCAGCGGACTCGGCTACCAACTCGCCTGCGTCAACGTCGTTCAGGCGGACGGTGATCTCGTCGTCGCCGCCTTCGCCGGCAGCGCCGCCGCCGAATCCCTGATCACCGGCCGTGTCGGCTCCCGGGGCTCCTGGGAGCGGCGGCTCACGATGGGCGAGCGCTGGGGCGATCTGCGGTTCATACCGCACACCGAGGGCTGGGTGCTGTCGGAGGACGACGTCCCCCAGTGGTTCACCGAGGGTCCCTACCCCCGCTTCGAGGACGAGTGGCATCCGCAGGACCGCCTGTACGCCCCCATGTACGCCGCCGCCCGCAAGGACCCCCCGGCGCACGCCATGGGCGGCGGGGGCGAGCTGCTCGGCGTCATATCCGTCGACCGGCCGCGCGGCGGCCGCCGGCCCGGGCCCTGGGGGCAGGAAGCGCTCCAGATGTACGCGTCCCAGGCGGCCATTGCGATCAGCAACGCCCGGCTCCGAGCAAACATGCAGCGCGCCCTCGTCCGGCTGGAGCGCGAGCAGCAGGCGCTGCGCGCCAGTGAGGAATCCTTCCGGCAGGCATTCGAGTACGCGCCCAGCGGCATGGCCATCGCCGAGATGGGCGGCGACCAGCACGGCCGGCTGCTCCGCACCAACGACGCGCTCTGCCGGCTGCTGGGCCGCCCGGCCTCCGCGATGCGCCGTTACTCCTTCGCCGACCTCGTCCACCCCGAGGACATCGGCACGCTGCTGCGCACCTCGGCCGAGGGCGGCCGCGCCGAGCTGCGCCTCGCCCGCCGCGACAACACGTACGTCTGGGTCTCGCTGCGCAACTCGGTCGTGGCGGACACCACGGACGGCCCCCGGCTGCTGCTCACCCACGTCGAGGACATCGAGGAGCGCAAGGGCCGCGAACTCCAGCTGGCCCACCGCGCCTCGCACGACTCGCTCACCGGCCTGCCGAACAGCGCCGAACTGCGCTCCCGCCTCAGCGCCCGGCTCTGTTCGCGCCCCCACGCCATGCGCGAGACCGCCGTCGAGGCCCTGGACGCCGCGTACGGGGGGTACGACGGCACGGTGCTCCACGAGCCCGGCTACGACCCGTACGACGGCTATGACGGGTACGGCGGCTACGAGAGTTACGACGGGTACGAGGAGAAGGCGGGCCCGCGCGGCGGAATGCGCGGCGGCCCCTTCGAGCACCATGTGCATCTGACCGCGCCCGGCGAGGGCGAGGGCGAGGGCGACGACGGCACGAAGGGCCTCGCGGTCCTCTTCTGCGACCTCGACGGCTTCAAGTCGATCAACGACCGGTTCGGCCACAACACCGGCGACGAGGTGCTGATCGAGGTCGCGCGCCGGCTCACCACGGGCGTACGGGACGGGGACACCGTCGCCCGGCTCGGCGGCGACGAGTTCGTCGTGCTCGCTGACGGTCTCGGCGCGGCGGACGCCGCCGATCTCGCCGTACGGCTGCGCAACGCGATCATCCCGCCGATCAGGGTCGACGGCCGGGCGGTGCGGGTCGGGGCGAGCTTCGGTATCAGCTGGGCGAGTTGTGGAATGTCGGTGGAGGAAGTGCTGCAATCGGCCGACCAGCGGATGTACGTGGAGAAACGCTCGCGGAGCAAGGTGCACCGGCGGGCGGGATAA
- a CDS encoding pentapeptide repeat-containing protein — MARKTTKSGAPAAKRAEVRLPPLSPYGGGLEPDGDYDGLEFKDLDLGGQEGPGARFIDCALRDCGLDETALGRARFVDSVLSGVRGVGTDLSGASLRDVEVVDARLGGVQLHGAVLERVLIKGGKIDYLNLRKSRLRDVVFEGVVLSEPDFGGAELERVEFRDCVIRRADLSGVRMKDVDLRTVAELDIARGLDRLAGAVISSAQLLQLAPAFAAQIGVRVED, encoded by the coding sequence ATGGCACGTAAGACGACCAAGAGCGGGGCTCCTGCGGCGAAGCGCGCGGAGGTGCGGCTGCCACCACTCAGCCCGTACGGCGGCGGACTGGAGCCGGACGGCGACTATGACGGACTGGAGTTCAAGGACCTCGACCTGGGAGGACAGGAGGGGCCGGGGGCGCGGTTCATCGACTGCGCGCTGCGCGACTGCGGGCTGGACGAGACGGCGCTCGGCCGGGCGCGCTTCGTCGATTCCGTGCTGAGCGGAGTCCGGGGCGTGGGCACGGACCTGTCGGGGGCGTCGCTGCGCGACGTCGAGGTGGTGGACGCGCGGCTGGGCGGCGTGCAGTTGCACGGCGCGGTGCTGGAGCGGGTGCTCATCAAGGGCGGGAAGATCGACTACCTGAATCTGCGCAAGTCCCGCCTCAGGGACGTGGTGTTCGAGGGCGTCGTCCTGTCGGAGCCGGACTTCGGGGGCGCGGAGCTGGAGCGGGTCGAGTTCCGCGACTGCGTGATCAGGCGCGCGGACCTGAGCGGGGTGCGGATGAAGGACGTCGATCTGCGGACGGTCGCCGAGCTGGACATCGCCCGTGGGCTCGACCGGCTGGCGGGCGCGGTGATCAGCTCGGCGCAACTGCTCCAGCTGGCCCCGGCGTTCGCGGCGCAGATCGGCGTGCGGGTGGAGGACTGA
- a CDS encoding FAD-dependent oxidoreductase has product MDSSQRVTVVGGGLAGLAAAITAAESGVPVTLYEGHRTLGGRARTSEGPYLTNEGPHALYRHGPHWAWLRHRGLLDPMASSPPREVPRIRFHRGGVLRRTPPPGLIALSRRGVGRAPADIDFMTWATATAGRETARAAAHYVAVALFHHDPGALSAAFVQERLRRAAAFPPEARFPVGGWGRLVDRMAGRATELGVRIETAARIDALPGHSAQDAPVIVATSLEAARRLLKDDGLSWTGGRTALLDLALRADRAGRRNRTVRKRERTDEHGPLFVSDLDAPGWLERFTAHDPTLAPAGEQLLQGQFPIGPGQSRADGVARGEHLLDLGFPGWRERVVWRCESLATGRTGAVDPPGTTWRDRPRIDRGDGVYLAGDQVAAPGVLSEVSFNSGIEAATLAVRRLGRRERQGLDLKGA; this is encoded by the coding sequence ATGGATTCCAGTCAGCGCGTCACTGTCGTCGGAGGCGGCCTCGCGGGGCTCGCCGCCGCCATCACCGCCGCCGAGTCGGGCGTACCCGTCACCCTGTACGAGGGCCACCGCACCCTCGGCGGCCGGGCCCGTACGTCCGAGGGCCCGTACCTCACCAACGAGGGGCCGCACGCCCTCTACCGCCACGGTCCGCACTGGGCCTGGCTGCGGCACCGCGGGCTGCTCGACCCCATGGCAAGCTCGCCGCCGCGCGAGGTGCCCCGGATCCGCTTCCACCGGGGCGGGGTCCTGCGCAGGACCCCGCCCCCGGGGCTGATCGCCCTCAGCCGTCGCGGGGTGGGGCGGGCGCCGGCCGACATCGACTTCATGACGTGGGCGACCGCGACGGCGGGGCGCGAGACCGCCCGCGCCGCCGCGCATTACGTCGCCGTCGCGCTCTTCCACCACGATCCGGGCGCGCTGTCCGCCGCCTTCGTCCAGGAGCGGCTGCGCCGGGCCGCCGCGTTCCCGCCCGAGGCGCGTTTCCCGGTCGGCGGCTGGGGCCGGCTGGTCGACCGGATGGCCGGGCGCGCCACGGAGCTGGGCGTACGGATCGAGACGGCCGCCCGGATCGACGCCCTCCCCGGGCACAGCGCCCAGGACGCGCCGGTGATCGTCGCGACCTCGCTGGAAGCGGCCCGCCGCCTCCTCAAGGACGACGGCCTGTCCTGGACCGGCGGCCGGACGGCGCTGCTGGATCTGGCGCTGCGCGCGGACCGTGCGGGTCGCCGGAACCGTACGGTCCGCAAGCGCGAGCGTACGGACGAGCACGGTCCGCTCTTCGTCTCGGACCTCGACGCCCCGGGCTGGCTCGAACGCTTCACCGCGCACGATCCGACCCTGGCCCCGGCCGGGGAGCAACTGCTCCAGGGGCAGTTCCCCATCGGCCCCGGCCAGTCGCGCGCCGACGGCGTCGCGCGCGGCGAGCACCTGCTCGACCTGGGGTTCCCCGGCTGGCGCGAGCGCGTCGTATGGCGGTGCGAGTCCCTCGCGACCGGCCGTACGGGCGCGGTCGACCCGCCGGGCACCACTTGGCGGGACCGGCCCCGTATCGACCGGGGCGACGGCGTCTATCTCGCGGGCGACCAGGTGGCGGCGCCGGGAGTGCTCAGCGAGGTGTCCTTCAACAGCGGCATCGAGGCGGCGACGCTGGCGGTGCGGCGGCTGGGACGGCGGGAACGGCAGGGGCTTGACCTCAAGGGCGCTTGA
- a CDS encoding flavin reductase family protein, whose product MSRAVPPAVPQAGEAIPHAEGVSNDEFRAALARLAAGVVLVTAHEPALSADGPRGEDAGMTATAFMSVSLDPPLVLVSVRNGSRMDDLLLEQPLWAASLLTENQRQIAGRFSMKGRISDRLLFADTSYRRGELSGAPLIEGALATLECRTEQRVEAGDHTLVIGRVLAAELPGGNGDPLMYFKGRYRQLGQ is encoded by the coding sequence ATCTCCCGGGCCGTTCCTCCGGCCGTCCCCCAGGCCGGGGAAGCCATCCCCCATGCTGAGGGGGTGAGCAACGACGAGTTCCGCGCCGCCCTCGCCCGGCTGGCGGCGGGTGTGGTGCTGGTGACGGCGCACGAACCCGCCCTGAGCGCGGACGGACCGCGCGGCGAGGACGCCGGGATGACGGCGACCGCCTTCATGTCGGTCTCGCTGGACCCGCCCCTGGTGCTGGTCAGCGTGCGCAACGGCTCCCGGATGGACGACCTGCTCCTCGAACAGCCGCTGTGGGCCGCCTCCTTGCTCACCGAGAACCAGCGGCAGATCGCGGGCCGGTTCTCGATGAAGGGGCGGATCAGCGACCGGCTGCTCTTCGCGGACACGTCCTACCGGAGGGGCGAGCTGAGCGGGGCGCCGCTGATCGAGGGCGCGCTGGCGACGCTGGAGTGCCGTACGGAGCAGCGCGTCGAGGCGGGTGACCACACGCTGGTGATCGGCAGGGTGCTGGCGGCGGAGCTGCCGGGCGGCAACGGGGACCCGCTGATGTACTTCAAGGGGCGCTACCGGCAGTTGGGGCAGTAG
- a CDS encoding zinc-binding dehydrogenase: MHAVRLHAFGPAENLRYERADDPVPGPGQVRIAVTAAGVHLLDTALRQGMTGPYPAPAELPTVPGREVAGTVESLGEGVAADLLGKRVVAHLGMVPGGYAELAVTDTGRLHEIPDDLDEAEAVAMIGTGRTAMGILLFADLGAGDIALVPAAAGGIGTLLVQYGKNVDATVIGLAGGPAKVTRVAENGADLAVDYTLPDWPDRVRRFLRDRHGDRGATVVFDSVGGATGLAAVDLLAKGGKHLVFGWSGKGPHDGAPLTFTAEELAERGITSGSVLGPAMIEKAGGSLRALEERSLAEAESGRLRPAVQRFPLAQAAQAHRALETRGTMGKVVLEP, translated from the coding sequence ATGCATGCCGTCCGCCTCCACGCCTTCGGTCCCGCCGAGAACCTCCGGTACGAGCGCGCCGACGACCCCGTCCCCGGTCCCGGCCAGGTGCGGATCGCCGTCACCGCCGCCGGGGTCCACCTCCTGGACACCGCGCTGCGCCAGGGCATGACCGGCCCGTACCCCGCCCCCGCCGAGCTGCCCACCGTCCCCGGCCGCGAGGTCGCCGGTACGGTCGAGTCGCTCGGCGAGGGCGTGGCCGCCGACCTGCTCGGCAAGCGCGTCGTGGCACACCTGGGGATGGTCCCTGGCGGTTACGCCGAACTCGCCGTCACCGATACCGGCCGGCTCCACGAGATCCCGGACGACCTCGACGAGGCCGAGGCCGTCGCCATGATCGGAACGGGCCGTACGGCCATGGGCATCCTCCTGTTCGCGGACCTCGGCGCCGGTGACATCGCGCTCGTACCGGCCGCCGCCGGCGGTATCGGCACCCTCCTCGTGCAGTACGGGAAGAACGTCGACGCCACCGTCATCGGCCTCGCGGGCGGCCCGGCCAAGGTCACCCGGGTGGCCGAGAACGGCGCCGACCTCGCCGTGGACTACACCCTCCCCGACTGGCCCGACCGCGTACGCCGCTTCCTGCGCGACCGGCACGGCGACCGGGGCGCGACCGTCGTCTTCGACTCCGTCGGCGGGGCGACCGGGCTGGCGGCCGTCGACCTCCTCGCCAAGGGCGGCAAGCACCTCGTCTTCGGCTGGTCGGGGAAGGGCCCGCACGACGGGGCGCCGCTGACCTTCACCGCCGAGGAACTGGCGGAGCGCGGCATCACCTCCGGGTCCGTCCTCGGCCCGGCCATGATCGAGAAGGCGGGCGGCAGCCTTCGCGCCCTCGAAGAACGTTCCCTGGCCGAGGCGGAGTCCGGCCGCCTCCGTCCCGCCGTACAGCGCTTCCCTCTCGCCCAGGCGGCACAGGCCCACCGCGCGCTGGAGACGCGGGGCACGATGGGCAAGGTGGTCCTGGAGCCGTAG
- a CDS encoding TerD family protein: MAVSLSKGGNVSLTKEAPGLTAVTVGLGWDVRTTTGTDFDLDASAIAVDAAGKVVSDGHFVFFNNKSTPDQTIVHTGDNTTGEGEGDDESIKVNLAGLPAEVDKIVFPVSIYDAETRSQNFGQVRNAFIRIINQAGDVEIARYDLSEDAATETAMVFGELYRNGAEWKFRAVGQGYASGLVGIATDFGVNL; this comes from the coding sequence ATGGCTGTAAGCCTGTCCAAGGGTGGCAACGTCTCCCTCACCAAGGAGGCGCCGGGCCTCACGGCCGTCACGGTCGGCCTCGGCTGGGACGTCCGCACCACCACCGGCACCGACTTCGACCTCGACGCCTCGGCGATCGCGGTGGACGCGGCCGGGAAGGTCGTCTCCGACGGCCACTTCGTCTTCTTCAACAACAAGTCGACGCCGGACCAGACGATCGTCCACACCGGTGACAACACCACCGGCGAGGGCGAGGGCGACGACGAGTCGATCAAGGTCAACCTGGCGGGCCTGCCGGCCGAGGTCGACAAGATCGTCTTCCCGGTCTCCATCTACGACGCCGAGACCCGCAGCCAGAACTTCGGCCAGGTCCGGAACGCGTTCATCCGCATCATCAACCAGGCCGGTGACGTGGAGATCGCCCGCTACGACCTGAGCGAGGACGCCGCCACCGAGACCGCCATGGTCTTCGGCGAGCTGTACCGCAACGGCGCGGAGTGGAAGTTCCGCGCGGTCGGCCAGGGCTACGCCTCGGGCCTCGTCGGCATCGCCACGGACTTCGGCGTGAACCTCTGA
- a CDS encoding M1 family metallopeptidase, whose translation MLRRPTTPLLLLLVLTGCTGDGAPVSGAPVSGAPAGADGLGDPYFPRLGNGGYDVRHYGLTLDYTPATGRLSGTAEITARATQDLGSFRLDFAGMTVDSATVDGTEAAVHRAGTELTLRPRESLGRGDTFRTVVRYSGVPRRITDPDGSEEGWLRSDGRAVALGEPTGSMAWFPGNHHPSDKASYDIRITVPAGLKAISNGELRSERTKAGRTAFVWHAPEPMASYLATVAIGPYKTRETKGAGGAEGAGRAEGAGGASGAKGAVPSYTAVDQAVADDPATADDSAKLLAAIPGIMKWGEKNFGAYPFSSTGLIIGRPGQAGYALETQTRPFLPGPTDTGTLVHELAHQWFGDSVTPKSWRDMWLSEGFATYAEWLWLADTGDVPVLDSFAQAYGDEANWAFPPAVPPSAADLSEPPVYGRGAMVLQRVREAVGDAAFFRIVRGWARTHRHGNADTADFTAYVERQSGKDLGALWKAWLYGQDKPPRD comes from the coding sequence GTGCTCCGACGCCCGACGACTCCTCTCCTACTCCTGCTCGTCCTCACGGGCTGCACCGGCGACGGCGCCCCCGTCAGCGGTGCTCCCGTCAGCGGTGCCCCGGCCGGTGCCGACGGTCTCGGCGATCCGTACTTTCCCCGGCTCGGCAACGGCGGCTACGACGTCCGGCACTACGGGCTGACCCTCGACTACACCCCCGCCACCGGCCGGCTCAGCGGCACCGCCGAGATCACCGCCCGCGCCACCCAGGACCTCGGCTCGTTCCGTCTCGACTTCGCCGGGATGACGGTCGACTCGGCGACCGTCGACGGCACGGAGGCCGCCGTCCACCGCGCCGGTACGGAGCTGACGCTGCGCCCCCGCGAGAGCCTCGGCCGGGGCGACACCTTCCGTACGGTCGTCCGCTACTCCGGCGTCCCGCGCCGGATCACCGACCCCGACGGGTCGGAGGAGGGCTGGCTCCGGTCGGACGGGAGAGCGGTCGCGCTGGGGGAGCCGACGGGGTCGATGGCCTGGTTCCCGGGCAATCACCACCCGAGCGACAAGGCGTCGTACGACATCCGGATCACTGTCCCGGCGGGTCTGAAGGCCATCTCCAACGGCGAGTTGAGGAGCGAGCGCACGAAGGCCGGGCGCACCGCCTTCGTCTGGCACGCGCCGGAGCCGATGGCGAGCTATCTCGCCACGGTGGCCATCGGCCCGTACAAGACCCGGGAGACGAAAGGAGCCGGGGGAGCCGAGGGAGCCGGGAGAGCCGAGGGAGCCGGGGGAGCAAGCGGCGCGAAGGGCGCGGTTCCCAGCTACACCGCCGTCGATCAGGCCGTCGCCGACGACCCGGCCACCGCCGACGACAGCGCGAAGCTGCTCGCCGCGATCCCCGGGATCATGAAGTGGGGCGAGAAGAACTTCGGCGCCTACCCCTTCTCCTCCACCGGCCTGATCATCGGGAGGCCCGGCCAGGCGGGATACGCCCTGGAGACCCAGACCAGGCCCTTCCTGCCGGGCCCGACCGACACCGGGACGCTGGTCCACGAGCTGGCCCACCAGTGGTTCGGCGACTCGGTGACGCCCAAGTCCTGGCGGGACATGTGGCTCAGCGAGGGCTTCGCCACCTACGCGGAGTGGCTCTGGCTGGCGGACACCGGGGACGTGCCGGTCCTGGACAGCTTCGCGCAGGCGTACGGCGACGAGGCGAACTGGGCCTTCCCGCCGGCCGTCCCGCCCTCGGCGGCGGACCTCTCGGAGCCGCCCGTGTACGGGCGGGGCGCCATGGTGCTCCAGCGGGTACGCGAGGCCGTCGGCGACGCCGCCTTCTTCCGCATCGTGCGCGGCTGGGCCCGGACGCACCGCCATGGCAACGCCGACACGGCCGACTTCACGGCGTACGTCGAGCGGCAGTCCGGCAAGGACCTCGGCGCCCTCTGGAAGGCGTGGCTGTACGGGCAGGACAAGCCGCCCCGCGACTGA